The nucleotide sequence TTCACGATATCAGAACTTTTTCAACCATTGATTCAGGTTTAGATGTACCTGAAATAACTCTATTTAGGGTTAATACATTTGATGGTAACCCTTCTTATACATTATTACGCAACATCCCAGTTGATACTAATGGTGATAACAAAGTAGATTATTTTGATCGAGCGATGACAAGTAGTGGATTCATCAACGCTGATGGTGTGTTAGTTGATGAAAATGGCAATCCAATCGCTGAAATGCGCTACCTTAATTGGAGCGAGGATTATGCAGGCACTTTTGGTGATTGGAGAGTTCCATTTGATGTACTTGCTATCAATAATGGGTTGGATGCATATAAAGCTTGGTTAATCAACATTCGAGATTCAAAACTATACGCTTACATTGACGGTATAGGCAATGTAGATAGTGAGCTATCTCAGGCTGATATTGATTCTTTTAAAGCTGGCGAAACCATAACATTTGATGCTTATGTTACGACACCTAGTAATATTGAATCGCTTGAAAACAATGATGTTTTCTTAGATGTAAATGCGGCATTATCTTTAGAAACTATATTAGGTGATTATCAAGTTAATGTGATGCTATCAGGTGATCGTACCGCATTAAATGAAGGTAAGTTTGATCTTGATATGCAATACAAGTTGCCTGATGAATCAGCTATGCGTAAGTTTAGTGTTCATATGAAGACTGATGAAGCTAGCAGAATGACGATGAGTAATAGCGAAGGTGTACTTATGGTGCTAAAAGAACCAGAAGAAGGCTCTACTAGCAATGTTATTGGTACTATTGTTGTTACTACTTCAGCTGAGAAAGTCGCTGATATTGAGGACCGCGATGGCGCCATCGTTATTGTCTACAGCAACGGTGAAGTTGAAACATTATAATAACTAATCATTTATCATAATGTTAAAAGCCAACCAAATCATTGGTTGGCTTTTTAATATCTACTTAAAAATCAATTAAAACATCCACCTAAATAGCAAAATTTACGAATAAAAGTTTAATAAAAGCAATAAAAATATTAAGGACGATTAATGAAGAAAAGGCTACTTTACATATCAGGGCTATTGGCTTTAGCGACAGCAAATTCCTATGCAGCAACTTCTGTTGAAGCATTCGTCACGAGTCACTCTTTTAGTAATATTTTACCGATAAAACAGCTGATAGAAGATGATTGGCAGCAAGCTCCAGAACAGTCAGCCAGTGATGCTTTCACCCAAAATGAAGTCGGGCTTAGAACTTATTTTAATAACTTTTCGCTCAGTATCTCTCAACGTTATGATTATTTTGTCGAAGCCAATGGTGATACCGCGCAAGCCTTTTATCTAGACCGTAACGACTTAGCGCTTGATAGCCAAAGCGAATATCATGCTAAGCTCAGGTTATTCCATCAACGCAGTAATGGTATTAAAGTTGGCTATAAGCTTAATTTTGATCGTTTTTCTACTGAGCTAAGAGTAGGTTATTGGCGTTTACTAGCGACACGTGAATCTCAACTCAACGGCTTAATATCAAGTGATCTCAATGGAAACATTGCAGCTGATGCACAATTAAGTGAGTTTTACTCTACAAATAACTTTCTAAAACGCCAAAACAGCGATGATTGGCAAACGCAAGGGTCGGGAGTCACAGTAGATCTTCATATGCGCTGGCAACCAAGTAACAACATCGATATTAGTCTTGATATTACCGATCTTTACTCAGATTATAAACTTGATAATGCTGGCTTTAGCAAAGGTAGAATAGACACTGACGGCACTTTTATTAATAGTGTTGGCGGTATCGCTTATGTGCCTTTGTATAGAGGTATAGAAACAACAGCTCGTCATAACTTTGAACTACCCGAAACAGTAAATTTGGATGCCATCTACCGTACCGACAACTTAGCTTATCTAACTCACTTTACCCGCCAAGGTGATATTAACTTTTACTATGTTGGTGTTCAATTCGAATCAAAGGACAGCACAACAAGGTTACTATTTGATATTGAAAATTCAGCTCCGGAAATCCAATTCCACAACAAGTGGATAACAGCCTATTTTTCTATTGATGATACCGATATAGATCAGGTTATGCTGGCAAAGCTAGGGGTAAATGTTCATGTCGAATTTTAGCTTATAGACATTATAAAAAAAGCGTATTGAGTTGATTCAATACGCTTTTTATTTTAGTTTTTGCTGCTTATATTTATCTAAGTTCGCTATTTTTAGACAGCAAGCTTAATCAGCAATATACTCAACCACTTCTAAACCAAAGCCTGAAAGTGAATGATATTTAGTTTGTGAGCTTAATAAACGCATTTTACTCACGCCTAAGTTAGCTAAAATTTGTGAGCCGACACCAACGTTGCGAGAGCCAACATGACGTTTAACTTCTTTAACGGCTCCACCGGCGTCTAATTTTGCATACTTTTGTACTTGCGCAATCAGCTCCATAGGTGACTCATGCTTGCCTAATAAGACCAACACACCTCCTTCTTTACCAATCTTTTCCAACGCATCAGCCATTGGCCATTTAGCGACACTTTCGCGTTGACTAAATAATAAATCTCTAAAGGTATTTTCTAAATGCACACGTACTAAAGTTGGCTCTTCTGGCTTAATTTCACCTTTCGTTAAAGCAAAGTGTGCTTGGCCGTCAATAGTGTCTTTAAATACCGTTAGATCAAAATCACCAAACGCTGTTGGTAATTTACATTGAGAAACACGCTCAATGGTGGTTTCGTTAGCATTACGATATTCAATTAAATCGGCAATAGTGCCCATTTTAACGCCATGTTTTTCGGCAATAACTTCTAAATCAGGACGACGCGCCATGGTGCCATCTTCATTGAGTATTTCAACAATAACAGCGGCCGCTTCAAGGCCGGCTAAACGAGCTAAATCAACACTCGCTTCAGTATGGCCAGCACGATTTAAAACGCCGCCATCTTTAGCAATTAGTGGGAAAATATGACCTGGTTGTACGATCGAGTTATGATCAGCGTCTTTGCCAATAGCAGCTAAAACAGTTGTCGCACGGTCTGCAGCAGAAATACCTGTGGTTACACCTTCAGCAGCTTCAATAGAAACCGTAAAGTTAGTGGTAAATTGTGCATCGTTCTTATCAACCATCAAAGGTAGTTTTAACAGTTCACAGCGCTCTGCTGACATTGGCATACAAATAAGGCCACGGCCATGTGTTGCCATAAAGTTAATCGCTTCTGGCGTAACTTTTTCAGCTGCCATAATGAAGTCACCTTCATTTTCGCGATCTTCATCATCCATTAAGATGACCATTTTACCTTGAGCTATATCGTCGATAATCTCTTGTGGCGTGTTTAAATTCATGACAACCTCTTTATTTAATAAAACCACTGCGCGCTAATAACGCGTGTGTAACACCTGACGCTTCTGGCTTGTCAGCTGTTTGCTTGGTAAGTAATCTTTCAATGTATCGGGCGATTAAATCAACTTCTAGGTTAACTTTAGTGCCCACTTGATATTTACTGATAATCGTTTGTTGTGTGGTATGTGGCACAATCGTTAAACGAAACTTATCTGCTGTTAAGCTGTTAACGGTTAAGCTTGTACCATCAATAGTAATTGAACCTTTTTCGGCAATATAAGCGGCTAGTTCTGTTGGCATAGTCAGCCAGTAATCAATACTATTACCTTTATGCTCAATGCTGGTAATTTCACTCACGGCATCAACATGCCCTGAAACCATATGACCACCAAAACGCGTCGTTGGTAGCATGGCTTTTTCAAGGTTAACACTATCACCAATTTGATAATGAGCTAAACCTGTGCGCACTAATGTTTCACTAGAAACATCAGCGCCAAAGCTTGAACTGTCTATCGCAACAACCGTTAAGCAAATACCGTTAGTAGCAATTGAGTCGCCTAATTTAACATCTGACAAGTCTAATGCTGCAGTATCAATAGTAACGCGTGCGCCACCACCGGAGGTATTAATTGCTCTCAAACGCCCTACGGCTTCTATGATCCCTGTAAACATTGTTTATCTCGTCACTTATTTATCTGTTTATACTGAAAAGAATACTCTTGTCAGCCTATCGATATTAACGACTAAATTTTGCCGTTAATCTAATATCTTTGCCTATCATACGAATATCGGTAACATCAAGATTTTTCGCTGCTGATAACTGCTTAACGTTGGGCATATTAACTAAGCTTTTTCCGTCAGCACCCATAAGTTTAGGCGCTTGGTAAAGCACTAATTCATCAACTAAATTTTCGCTAATAAATGCGCCCGCTAACTGAGCACCTGACTCAATTAAAATATCGTTCAAACCTTGTTTAGCTAAATAAGCCAATAATGCACGGAGATCGATATGGTCACTATTTTTCGCCTTAACCATAGGCACTTGTTCTACAAAATGAGGCCAAGTTAGGTCATTTTCAATAGTATGTCGAATTAATAATATTTTACTCTCGCTTTGGAATATCGCGAGGTCAGGTGTTAAGCGGTTTTTGCCATCAATAATAATGCGTACCGGTTGCCTAACATCGGCTTCTGCGTAGCTATTTTTTAACTCACCTAGGTCATGCCAACGAACGGTCATCTTTGCATCATCAAAAATAACGGAATCAGCACCACAAACAATCGCACAACTTTGTGCTCTAAGTCGTTGTACATCAGTACGCGCTTCACTAGAGGTTATCCATTGACTTTCACCACTGGCCATTGCAGTTTTGCCATCAAGACTTGCTGCAAGCTTAACGCGAACATAAGGCTGCTTTGTGGTCATTAGATGGATAAAGCCAGGGTTTAAATCGCGGGCATCTTGCTCAAGTAAGCCAAATTGTGTCGTTATACCGGCTGCATTTAAAAGTTCAAGACCGCGACCCGAAACTTTTGGGTTAGGATCAACCATAGCGGCAACAACATGAGCAACTTCAGCTTTAATTAATGCTTCAGCGCACGGCGGTGTTAAACCATAATGACTACAAGGCTCTAACGTAACATAAGCAGTAGCGCCTTTCGCTTTGTTGCTAGCTTGTTTTAGCGCATGAACTTCAGCATGCCCCTGCCCTGCTTTTTTATGAAAACCTTCACCAACGATTTCACCATCTAATACTAAGACACAGCCCACTCTAGGATTAGGGGAAGTGGTAAAGTGCCCTTGCTTAGCCAAAGCAATGGCGCGCTGCATATATTGATGATCTTCAATCGAAAAATTATTCATTGTTCAGCTCTAAGTTAAATAGCGATATTTGTACTTTTATCAATCAGGCTTATCAAATTAGTCATCATCGCCTAAACGCGCGATTTCTTCACCAAATTCTTTTATATCTTCAAACGAGCGATAAACTGAAGCAAAACGAATGTAGGCTACTTTATCGAGGTTTTTTAATTGCTCCATAATAATAGTTCCTAACATTTCACTTGATACTTCACGTTCACCCGTCGCTCGTAATTGTGATTTAAGCTTATTAATCGACAATTCCATTTCTTCGATGCTTACTGGTCTTTTTTCTAATGCTCGCACTAAACCATTGCGCATTTTATCTTCATTGAAAGGTTCACGAGAACCGTCACGCTTAATAATACGCGGCATAACTAGTTCGGCACTTTCGAACGTCGTATATCTTTCATGACACGCTAAACATTCGCGGCGGCGACGTACTTGATGGCCATCAGAAACTAAACGTGAGTCGATAACTTTAGTATCGGTGGCTGAACAGAAGGGGCAATACATGGATGAATTCCGCTATCGTAAGAAATTTAATCTCAGCATTTTAATTGAAAACAATTCATTAAGCTAAAAATCTTAACATTAAAGCAAATTTATACCCCTTAAATAAAAAATGGCCACTATTGTGGCCATTTAGAGTACTCACTTTACATTCAGTAGAGGAGTCGTCAATCTATTTACTTTGTTATAACGAATTACTTATAAACAGGAAAACGTGCACAAAGTTCACTTACACCTGCTTGCACTTTAGCAATCACAGCGTCATTGTTAATATCGTCTAAAATATCACAAATCCAACCCGTAATAATTTGAGTTTCTTCAACACCAAAGCCACGACGCGTAATTGCTGGGGTACCTAAACGCAAGCCAGACGTTACAAACGGTGAACGTGGGTCATTCGGTACAGAGTTTTTATTAACGGTGATATGAGCACGACCTAAGGCAGCATCAGCATCTTTACCGGTAATGTCTTTGTCAATTAGATCAAGTAGTAATAAATGGTTTTCAGTGCCATTTGATACAACTTTATAACCACGTTCTTGCAATACCGCCACCATAGCTTTGGCATTATCTAAAACATTTTGTTGATAAACTTTAAATTCAGGTGCTAACGCTTCTTTAAATGCTACCGCTTTAGCCGCGATAATGTGCATTAATGGGCCACCTTGGCCACCTGGGAATACAGCGCTATCTAGTTTTTTGTAAATTGCAGCATCGTCACAACCAGAAATAATTAATCCACCACGTGGGCCAGCTAATGTTTTATGAGTTGTTGTCGAAACTACGTGTGCGTGTGGTACTGGGTTTGGGTATAAACCAGCAGCAACTAAGCCTGCAACGTGAGCCATATCAACGAAGAAGTAAGCGTCAACTTTATCTGCGATTTCACGCATACGAGCCCAGTCAACAACGCCAGAGAATGCAGAAAAACCACCAATGATCATTTCTGGTTTATGCTCTAATGCTAAACGTTCTAATTCAACATAATCGATATCGCCCGTTTCAGGGTGTAAACCATATTGAATCGCTTCATATGACTTACCAGAAAAGTTTACATGTGAACCATGAGTTAAATGACCACCATGAGCCAAGCTCATACCGAGCACTTTGCCACCTGGAGAAACTAACGCTTGGAAAACAGCTGCGTTTGCTTGTGAACCTGCATGTGGTTGTACGTTAGCGTAAGTTGCACCAAATAACTCTTTTGCACGGTCAATCGCTAATTGCTCAGCAACATCAACATACTCACAACCACCGTAGTAACGCTTTCCAGGGTAACCTTCGGCATATTTGTTGGTCAATTGTGAGCCCTGAGCTTCTAGTACACGTGGGCTACAGTAGTTTTCAGAAGCGATGAGTTCAATGTGTTCTTCTTGACGAACAACTTCATTACTCATTGCTTGATAAAGTTCTGGATCAAAGTCAGCAATATTCATATCACGTGTAAACATGTTATATCCTCAAATAGTCTGCCATTAGCAATACTGGGGTTGGCATTAGTTCAAAAGTAATTGCGGCATATTTTGCCTGAACTCATAAGGGTTGTACACGGTAAACAGTGCTCTTTTAGTTCATTTTGCAATCAAATATATTTTGAAGTTAGTGCTAAAAGTTTTTAACACTAGCTTCAGTAAATAATCAGAACTAATATACTGGCTTAAAAACACAAAAACAACAAATTTAAAACGAAATAAGAAACAAATAGCAAAATTAAATTCGAAATATAAAGCTGTAACCGTTCTTTATACTCGTTTTACTTGTAGAAGTTGTTGATATTCCTGCTGACGTTTTCTATGTAGGTAGCTAACGAAAAGGTACACGGCAAGGATAAAACCATTTACTACTAAGTAAACAGGTAAAACAGCTTTTTCACTTGTCTGGCTTTCACTATAGATAAACCAGTTAACCAAAGGAAGAAAAGGCAAAAGTGATATTTTAGTGATCCACATATACTTCATTGACGATTCACTACTAGCAATGGCATTTTCAATAGCTTTTTCTGGGCTATCACATAATTGTGACCATGTTGATACCCGAATTTTCGTTTCAAAATAGACAAAAATTATTGATAGTAAGCTACCAAGTCCCAAATAAATATTAGCAGCCTCCCCCCATACTCCATAAAGTAGGCCATAGAAAAAAGCAATAATTAACCCTAAGGTCGTGACAATATTTAACAGGAAGCAAAACTTTGCCCCATAGGTTCTTCGGCGTGTGCGTTTCATCAAAGCGATGATATCTGTTGTTGGTGTTGGCTGTGCCTGCCAATCTTGCGTTAACTCAGCCCATGTATCATCTAACACTGAATTTGACTCAGAGCTAAGCTCTTTTTCTCGTTCAAGATTGGACTCTTCTTCGGGTTCAGCTCTCGGTTCTTTTTTTCGCATCATCAGTGTTGTTGTAGAAACACGTTTATCTCGTGTTTGATCACATTCAGTTGCCATCTTAATTTTATCGTATTCGTCGCTCATACTGCCTCCAACAATTGCATTAACGCAGTTTTTGCTCGTCCTAGCCTAACACCAACTAAATTTGTTGATATCGCAAGTACATCGGCGATATCTTGATAACTCATACCCTCAAGTGCCAAAGTGATGACTTGCTGCTGTTCAAGTTTTAATTTCCGGATCGCTTGTACAAGTCGTTGCTGTCTTTGATTTTGATCTAACGACTGATATGGCGTTGGTTGTGGGCAAATAGACGTGTCACTTAAGCTTGATTGTTCATCATCAAGTGCAGAACTCGCTTGTTCTGTTTTCACTGTTTTAACTGCTTTAGCCACATGTGTAGCTAAAACATTATGGGCGATTCTAGCGATAAAGGTTTTTACCGCGGCGTCAGCACGAAAGCTAGGTAAGGCACGCCATATATTTAATGCTATTTCTTGAAAAAGCTCTTCTTGAATAGCAGGCTTGGCCTCAAAACCATTAATAATATGGCGCAATAGTTTCTCGTACTCAGAAATCCAGTTAATAAATACGTCTTGATTGCTCAATGAATAATCCAGTTGGTGTTTAGCTGTTTTAAAACAGTCTTCTCTTTGGATGGCTGATTTTACTGAGTTATACATTTTATACAATCCCGTTGATAACCAATACCAAGTTGATTAATGACTACTCACTGTCAAAACTCATGATAAAAAGTAGTCTGCTCAATTAATCAAGTTGGTATCATTCCTTCGCGAATGCTGTCTGTTAAAATAATTTACTTATTTCTTTTAGCTCAAAGACATAACAACTTTTTCTGACGTCAATCGTTTCGCTAAAATCAGCACTAAAGCCGCAGTTAAGCCTACAGTCGCAACACTGGTAAATAACAATGCATTCCAGTCAATAGGCAAACCTTTGAAAACATCCTCCATTAATAACGACTGACCCGAAATAGGCATCCAATTTATCCATGCTGGCTTGTCATCCATCATCATCAAGGCAAAAGGTATAAAACTTGGCGCCATAATCAGCATTGTGACAGTAGATTGTGCTTCTTTAAAACTCTTAGCTTGAAAAGCAAAAAGTAATTGCAGTGATGCGGCCAGAAAACAAATCGGCACTAGCAACAACAATAAAATAGCAAAGGTACTTGCGTCGATACTAAAAGTTGCGCCTATTTTAGTGAGATCGACAAAGTTCATTGCAACTGAAGTAAGTACAAGCATCAAGATGATAGAAATAATTGAGATTGAGCTCGCACAACTCAATTTTGCTAACACTATTTTCAAGGTACTGACGGGCTGACACAAGAGCATTTCCAGAACATTACGCTCGCGCTCTCCTGCACTAGAGTCGATAGCGACAGGTAAGCCTGACATGAAGGCTGCCATCATTAAGTAAACCCCTAGAATGAGTGAGATCATCACCGCATTACTGCTAGGCAAGGAGGTATCTTGTTCAAGTAATTTAATCGGCTGCAATAATTTAATATCAACACCGCGTACCAAAAGCCGTTTATAACCAATACTCAGAGATTGCTCTCTAATAATATCTTTAATACGACGAATAGGAGCGGTTAACGATTTCTCGTTATAATCAGCACGTAGAGTTAGTTCAATTGGCCTACCTGCCGCCATATCGGCACTAAAGCTATCTGGAATGGTCAATTCAATATTACGCTCATTCCAGTTACGCTCTTCATCTTCAGGCACATCAGCAAAAGATAGAATGTTTTGATCTTTTAGCGCTTTAATTAATTTTGGCGCATGTTGCTCACCGGTATATTTTACATAAACAGCAGGGTTATCCACCGCCTCTTTAATCGCTACTTTTAACATAACCATGATCATGACAGGCATGAGTAACGCCATACTCATTGCCACCATTAACGCACGTCTATCACGAAAAGCTTCTTTGAATTCTTTAACCATTAAGGCTTTCAATTGCATCATGCGGCAACTCCTTCATCTGAGCCTATAAGTTTAACGAAGGCTTCTTCCAATAATTTCTCGCCAGCCAAATCGCATAACTCTTGCGGTGTGCCTTGGGCGGCTAACTTACCATTTGATACAATGATCACACGATCACAAAGCGCGGCAACCTCTTGCATTACATGTGAAGAAAATAAAATGCAGTGACCTTTCTCTTTAAATTTAGCTAAATGATTACGCAAAATTCGTGTGCTCATTACATCTAAGCCACGTGTAGGTTCATCAAGCACAAAGT is from Colwellia sp. Arc7-635 and encodes:
- the ribBA gene encoding bifunctional 3,4-dihydroxy-2-butanone-4-phosphate synthase/GTP cyclohydrolase II — its product is MNLNTPQEIIDDIAQGKMVILMDDEDRENEGDFIMAAEKVTPEAINFMATHGRGLICMPMSAERCELLKLPLMVDKNDAQFTTNFTVSIEAAEGVTTGISAADRATTVLAAIGKDADHNSIVQPGHIFPLIAKDGGVLNRAGHTEASVDLARLAGLEAAAVIVEILNEDGTMARRPDLEVIAEKHGVKMGTIADLIEYRNANETTIERVSQCKLPTAFGDFDLTVFKDTIDGQAHFALTKGEIKPEEPTLVRVHLENTFRDLLFSQRESVAKWPMADALEKIGKEGGVLVLLGKHESPMELIAQVQKYAKLDAGGAVKEVKRHVGSRNVGVGSQILANLGVSKMRLLSSQTKYHSLSGFGLEVVEYIAD
- a CDS encoding riboflavin synthase — encoded protein: MFTGIIEAVGRLRAINTSGGGARVTIDTAALDLSDVKLGDSIATNGICLTVVAIDSSSFGADVSSETLVRTGLAHYQIGDSVNLEKAMLPTTRFGGHMVSGHVDAVSEITSIEHKGNSIDYWLTMPTELAAYIAEKGSITIDGTSLTVNSLTADKFRLTIVPHTTQQTIISKYQVGTKVNLEVDLIARYIERLLTKQTADKPEASGVTHALLARSGFIK
- the ribD gene encoding bifunctional diaminohydroxyphosphoribosylaminopyrimidine deaminase/5-amino-6-(5-phosphoribosylamino)uracil reductase RibD is translated as MNNFSIEDHQYMQRAIALAKQGHFTTSPNPRVGCVLVLDGEIVGEGFHKKAGQGHAEVHALKQASNKAKGATAYVTLEPCSHYGLTPPCAEALIKAEVAHVVAAMVDPNPKVSGRGLELLNAAGITTQFGLLEQDARDLNPGFIHLMTTKQPYVRVKLAASLDGKTAMASGESQWITSSEARTDVQRLRAQSCAIVCGADSVIFDDAKMTVRWHDLGELKNSYAEADVRQPVRIIIDGKNRLTPDLAIFQSESKILLIRHTIENDLTWPHFVEQVPMVKAKNSDHIDLRALLAYLAKQGLNDILIESGAQLAGAFISENLVDELVLYQAPKLMGADGKSLVNMPNVKQLSAAKNLDVTDIRMIGKDIRLTAKFSR
- the nrdR gene encoding transcriptional regulator NrdR, which gives rise to MYCPFCSATDTKVIDSRLVSDGHQVRRRRECLACHERYTTFESAELVMPRIIKRDGSREPFNEDKMRNGLVRALEKRPVSIEEMELSINKLKSQLRATGEREVSSEMLGTIIMEQLKNLDKVAYIRFASVYRSFEDIKEFGEEIARLGDDD
- the glyA gene encoding serine hydroxymethyltransferase, translating into MFTRDMNIADFDPELYQAMSNEVVRQEEHIELIASENYCSPRVLEAQGSQLTNKYAEGYPGKRYYGGCEYVDVAEQLAIDRAKELFGATYANVQPHAGSQANAAVFQALVSPGGKVLGMSLAHGGHLTHGSHVNFSGKSYEAIQYGLHPETGDIDYVELERLALEHKPEMIIGGFSAFSGVVDWARMREIADKVDAYFFVDMAHVAGLVAAGLYPNPVPHAHVVSTTTHKTLAGPRGGLIISGCDDAAIYKKLDSAVFPGGQGGPLMHIIAAKAVAFKEALAPEFKVYQQNVLDNAKAMVAVLQERGYKVVSNGTENHLLLLDLIDKDITGKDADAALGRAHITVNKNSVPNDPRSPFVTSGLRLGTPAITRRGFGVEETQIITGWICDILDDINNDAVIAKVQAGVSELCARFPVYK
- a CDS encoding sigma-70 family RNA polymerase sigma factor, with amino-acid sequence MYNSVKSAIQREDCFKTAKHQLDYSLSNQDVFINWISEYEKLLRHIINGFEAKPAIQEELFQEIALNIWRALPSFRADAAVKTFIARIAHNVLATHVAKAVKTVKTEQASSALDDEQSSLSDTSICPQPTPYQSLDQNQRQQRLVQAIRKLKLEQQQVITLALEGMSYQDIADVLAISTNLVGVRLGRAKTALMQLLEAV
- a CDS encoding ABC transporter permease produces the protein MMQLKALMVKEFKEAFRDRRALMVAMSMALLMPVMIMVMLKVAIKEAVDNPAVYVKYTGEQHAPKLIKALKDQNILSFADVPEDEERNWNERNIELTIPDSFSADMAAGRPIELTLRADYNEKSLTAPIRRIKDIIREQSLSIGYKRLLVRGVDIKLLQPIKLLEQDTSLPSSNAVMISLILGVYLMMAAFMSGLPVAIDSSAGERERNVLEMLLCQPVSTLKIVLAKLSCASSISIISIILMLVLTSVAMNFVDLTKIGATFSIDASTFAILLLLLVPICFLAASLQLLFAFQAKSFKEAQSTVTMLIMAPSFIPFALMMMDDKPAWINWMPISGQSLLMEDVFKGLPIDWNALLFTSVATVGLTAALVLILAKRLTSEKVVMSLS